Proteins encoded in a region of the Marinococcus sp. PL1-022 genome:
- a CDS encoding response regulator transcription factor, translating to MARTYSRNIPGSRVPILFIDLQGSEVLPQAAESMGKLAVRTNGEEWTTLMQRGLQKDTLYYTACSDLDAFVRLQEAKRVGSACRIGVNLPERLRHLVDEFICQEVTMLLAAEREEDDWRKHFMRATQFQTYIDPVFQPQVVERYRRMNQLQEEPPEQQLELDVHKARGTLSEAEIRILEKILEGKSNRKIAEECFLAVATVNNHVSHLTKKMQANDRTHTIKRAIEENWVEFIT from the coding sequence ATGGCCAGGACTTACAGTCGTAACATCCCGGGAAGCAGGGTGCCGATTTTATTTATCGACCTGCAGGGCTCAGAAGTACTGCCGCAGGCAGCAGAATCAATGGGGAAGCTGGCTGTGCGCACGAATGGGGAAGAGTGGACCACGCTTATGCAGCGCGGTCTGCAGAAGGACACGCTTTATTACACAGCGTGCAGTGATTTGGATGCGTTTGTGCGGCTTCAGGAAGCAAAACGGGTCGGCTCCGCCTGCAGGATTGGTGTGAACCTGCCGGAGCGTCTCAGGCACCTGGTGGATGAATTTATCTGCCAGGAGGTAACGATGCTTTTAGCCGCCGAGCGCGAAGAAGACGACTGGCGCAAGCATTTTATGCGTGCCACGCAGTTTCAAACGTACATCGACCCGGTGTTTCAACCGCAGGTCGTTGAACGGTACCGCCGCATGAATCAGCTGCAGGAAGAACCCCCCGAACAGCAGCTCGAACTCGACGTGCATAAAGCACGCGGCACGCTGTCCGAAGCAGAAATCCGGATTTTGGAAAAAATCCTCGAAGGCAAAAGCAACCGCAAAATTGCCGAAGAATGCTTTCTGGCCGTCGCCACCGTGAACAACCACGTCAGCCACCTGACGAAAAAGATGCAGGCCAACGACCGCACGCACACCATAAAGCGCGCGATCGAAGAAAACTGGGTCGAGTTTATCACGTGA
- a CDS encoding acetoin reductase: protein MSKTAVVTGSGQGIGKGIATRLAKDGFNLVISDIDKEKMEETVRAIKDSGSEALAVEANVTSRQDVNDLVKKAADHFGSVDVFVNNAGIDHVAPLLKVEEEDIEKIFAVNVNGVIFGIQAAAEQMKKQGGGKIINACSIAGHKGFPMLGIYSATKFAVKGLTQASAQELAPDKITVNAYCPGVVGTSMWERIDARMVEEMGLEKPGDAFEKFTAGIALGRPQTPEDVANFVSYLASPDSDYMTGQAVLIDGGIVYN from the coding sequence ATGAGTAAAACAGCAGTCGTTACCGGGTCGGGCCAGGGGATTGGGAAAGGCATTGCGACGCGCCTTGCGAAGGATGGATTCAACCTTGTGATCAGTGATATTGATAAAGAAAAAATGGAGGAAACGGTGCGGGCCATCAAAGACAGTGGCAGTGAAGCCCTGGCTGTGGAAGCCAATGTAACGAGCAGGCAGGACGTTAACGACCTAGTGAAAAAAGCCGCGGATCATTTCGGAAGCGTCGATGTGTTTGTAAACAATGCCGGTATTGATCACGTGGCCCCGCTTTTAAAAGTAGAGGAAGAGGATATCGAGAAAATTTTCGCGGTGAATGTGAACGGCGTTATTTTTGGCATTCAGGCAGCGGCCGAGCAGATGAAAAAGCAGGGCGGCGGCAAAATTATTAACGCCTGCAGCATCGCCGGCCATAAAGGCTTCCCAATGCTCGGTATTTATTCGGCGACAAAGTTTGCGGTTAAAGGTTTAACGCAGGCCTCAGCCCAGGAACTGGCCCCGGACAAGATTACCGTTAATGCCTACTGCCCGGGCGTGGTCGGAACGAGCATGTGGGAGCGCATTGATGCCCGGATGGTCGAAGAAATGGGGCTCGAAAAGCCGGGGGACGCATTCGAGAAATTTACTGCAGGTATCGCCCTGGGGCGCCCGCAGACACCGGAGGATGTAGCGAATTTCGTTTCGTATCTGGCTTCGCCGGACTCGGATTACATGACCGGCCAGGCAGTACTGATTGATGGCGGTATTGTTTATAACTAA
- a CDS encoding bifunctional 4-hydroxy-2-oxoglutarate aldolase/2-dehydro-3-deoxy-phosphogluconate aldolase has product MSIIQTIEQEKIVPIIRSSDKTQLQQVIESLYAGGARVLEVTMNTPGALAAIEWAKATHSDLHIGAGTVLDAESARTAILSGAEFLLAPTLDAKTIETGSRYGVPVIPGVLTPTEILQATEAGAEMVKIFPIRAFGASYLKDVHGPLPHVRAMAVGGVSLDNMQEYLQHGWHAVGLGSQVVDPKAMERGDMKQLTRNMEQARAVLREGGGTR; this is encoded by the coding sequence ATGAGTATTATTCAGACGATTGAACAGGAGAAAATAGTGCCGATCATCCGCAGCAGCGACAAAACGCAGCTGCAGCAGGTGATTGAGTCGTTGTACGCCGGCGGGGCCCGGGTGCTTGAAGTGACGATGAACACGCCGGGGGCGCTCGCGGCGATTGAATGGGCGAAGGCGACCCACAGTGATCTGCATATCGGCGCCGGCACAGTACTGGACGCCGAATCTGCTCGCACTGCGATTTTGTCCGGCGCAGAGTTTCTGCTTGCTCCGACGCTTGACGCGAAGACCATTGAAACCGGCAGCCGCTACGGTGTACCGGTCATTCCGGGTGTGCTCACGCCGACCGAGATTCTGCAGGCGACCGAGGCCGGAGCGGAAATGGTGAAAATTTTCCCAATCCGCGCGTTCGGAGCGTCGTACTTAAAAGACGTACACGGTCCGCTTCCGCACGTGCGTGCGATGGCGGTGGGCGGGGTGTCGCTCGACAACATGCAGGAATACCTGCAGCACGGCTGGCATGCGGTCGGCCTCGGCAGCCAGGTGGTGGATCCGAAGGCAATGGAGCGCGGAGACATGAAGCAGCTGACCCGCAACATGGAGCAGGCCCGCGCCGTGCTCCGTGAAGGCGGTGGAACCCGATGA
- the flgK gene encoding flagellar hook-associated protein FlgK: MSSTFMGLETAKRALTAQQHALQTTGHNIANANTPGFTRQRVDLQQSDAFSKAGMNQPSTPGQMGTGVDSNTVARIRDQYLDVQYRGENAKLGYWETKNENLSRMEDLMNEPTDEGVANAMDEFWKSLQDLSANPEDSGARSVVRQRGEAMVDTFSYISNSLQANKTDLDAQIDNETGQFNSLLSQISSVNEQIAGVEPHGKVPNDLYDERDRLIDELSSMATVEVKRNPSGGNANSNAEGTVDIFMTSDTGERLQKLVDGNALAYQEVNVEKSAGRDGHVETASFEWANGKAGTNITNPSDSANAFMQSSGSMQGLHEAYGYMDEASGEVEGLYTDMLDSIDTMVTTFANALNETHREGWTMNDVEAGTKGAGVDFFSFDPAVLENKGAASALRVSEDVKADLNNIAAATESENGTGYAGNGSNALNLANVKDADLNFGENGENSTSVQRFYQGVIGQMAVDASEANQKTNITQSLTSSADERRMSVSGVSMDEEMANMIQFQHAYNAASRSVTTFDEMLDRIINNMGLVGR, from the coding sequence ATGAGTTCAACATTCATGGGGCTTGAAACAGCGAAACGGGCACTCACTGCCCAGCAGCACGCGCTGCAGACGACAGGACATAACATTGCCAATGCCAATACGCCGGGGTTCACGCGGCAGCGGGTCGACCTGCAGCAGAGTGATGCTTTTTCAAAAGCCGGCATGAACCAGCCGAGCACACCGGGCCAGATGGGCACCGGGGTGGACTCGAACACGGTCGCGCGAATCCGGGACCAGTATCTTGATGTGCAGTACCGGGGCGAAAACGCGAAGCTCGGCTACTGGGAAACGAAAAACGAAAACCTTTCCCGCATGGAGGACCTGATGAACGAGCCAACTGATGAAGGCGTCGCCAATGCGATGGACGAATTCTGGAAGTCGCTGCAGGACCTGTCGGCCAATCCGGAGGACTCCGGGGCGCGCTCAGTCGTTCGCCAGCGCGGGGAAGCAATGGTGGACACCTTTTCCTACATATCTAATTCGCTGCAGGCGAATAAAACTGACCTCGACGCCCAGATTGATAACGAAACCGGGCAGTTTAATTCGCTTCTCAGCCAGATCAGCAGCGTGAACGAACAGATCGCGGGCGTGGAGCCGCACGGCAAGGTGCCAAACGACCTGTATGATGAACGGGACCGGCTGATTGACGAGCTTTCGTCCATGGCCACCGTGGAAGTGAAGCGCAATCCGAGCGGCGGGAACGCAAACAGCAACGCTGAAGGCACCGTCGATATTTTCATGACGAGCGATACCGGCGAGCGGCTGCAGAAGCTGGTGGACGGCAATGCTCTTGCGTACCAGGAAGTGAACGTGGAGAAATCCGCCGGCCGTGACGGGCACGTGGAAACGGCCAGCTTTGAATGGGCGAACGGCAAAGCAGGCACAAATATTACCAATCCATCGGACAGTGCCAATGCGTTTATGCAGTCGAGCGGCAGCATGCAGGGCCTGCATGAGGCCTACGGCTACATGGATGAAGCCTCCGGGGAGGTAGAGGGTCTGTACACGGACATGCTCGACAGCATTGACACAATGGTTACCACCTTTGCGAACGCGCTCAATGAGACCCACCGGGAAGGGTGGACGATGAACGATGTTGAAGCGGGCACCAAGGGCGCCGGCGTTGACTTTTTCAGCTTCGATCCGGCCGTTCTCGAAAATAAAGGAGCAGCGAGTGCACTTCGTGTGAGCGAAGATGTCAAAGCTGACTTAAACAATATCGCTGCCGCCACGGAATCGGAAAACGGGACCGGCTACGCCGGCAATGGCAGTAATGCGCTGAACCTGGCCAATGTGAAGGACGCGGACCTGAACTTCGGGGAAAACGGCGAAAACTCGACAAGCGTGCAGCGGTTCTACCAGGGCGTGATCGGCCAGATGGCGGTTGATGCAAGCGAAGCGAACCAGAAAACAAACATTACCCAGTCGCTCACCTCAAGCGCCGACGAGCGCCGCATGTCAGTGAGCGGGGTAAGCATGGATGAGGAAATGGCCAACATGATTCAGTTCCAGCACGCCTACAATGCGGCGTCGCGGAGCGTAACGACGTTTGACGAAATGCTCGACCGCATCATCAACAACATGGGTCTGGTCGGCCGTTAA
- the fliW gene encoding flagellar assembly protein FliW: MEIETKHLGAVTVEEKDITRFSQGIPAFEEERDFVFLPFDDSGSLFIMQSVQHAHIAFITADPFVFFPDYELEVPDAVTEQLHIENPEQVLVYVTLTLANTLEDSTANLQAPLIINVEQKLGKQWPMAQSPYETKHLLFQRTQKEGTGSC, translated from the coding sequence GTGGAAATCGAAACGAAGCATTTAGGTGCTGTCACGGTTGAAGAAAAAGATATTACCCGTTTTTCGCAGGGGATTCCGGCGTTTGAAGAGGAACGTGACTTCGTGTTTCTTCCGTTCGATGACAGCGGCAGCCTGTTTATTATGCAGTCGGTGCAGCATGCACATATTGCCTTTATTACAGCTGATCCGTTTGTGTTTTTTCCGGACTACGAGCTTGAAGTCCCGGATGCTGTCACGGAGCAGCTGCATATCGAAAACCCGGAGCAGGTACTTGTGTATGTCACCCTGACGCTTGCGAACACGCTTGAAGACAGTACGGCGAACCTGCAGGCACCGCTGATTATCAATGTCGAACAAAAGCTCGGCAAGCAGTGGCCCATGGCGCAGTCACCGTATGAAACGAAGCATCTGCTGTTTCAGCGGACACAGAAAGAAGGCACAGGATCATGTTAG
- a CDS encoding competence protein ComK has product MQKTMVLEEYEVNENTMAIVPNFEGEAKSIIWEKDGARIPASCTPTAIIKRGCLRGGSSFEGRSKAVKHYLHIRKKLPVPVNPSEGIYAFPISSLRDPENIWIFYNHVQPGQFVTSDDGTMIRFTDGASLPTKASTFMIQQQLFRTGHCQSMFTA; this is encoded by the coding sequence ATGCAGAAGACAATGGTATTAGAAGAGTACGAAGTAAATGAAAACACAATGGCGATTGTGCCAAATTTTGAAGGAGAGGCAAAAAGTATTATATGGGAAAAGGACGGAGCTCGCATACCCGCTTCATGTACGCCGACGGCTATTATTAAACGAGGATGCCTGCGGGGAGGATCTTCTTTTGAAGGACGAAGCAAAGCGGTAAAGCATTACTTACATATCCGCAAGAAGCTGCCGGTGCCAGTAAATCCGTCGGAAGGTATTTATGCATTTCCAATTTCGTCACTGCGCGATCCGGAAAACATTTGGATCTTTTATAATCATGTGCAGCCCGGCCAGTTTGTCACTTCCGATGATGGAACAATGATCCGATTTACAGACGGCGCTTCGCTTCCGACAAAAGCGAGTACTTTTATGATCCAACAGCAGCTGTTCCGTACCGGCCACTGCCAAAGCATGTTTACCGCCTAA
- a CDS encoding flagellar protein FlaG translates to MDVSIRSAGGEGASPKREAGVIDASKVTPNELVAAETNSALHVTKKEVEKSVETLSAMLDPHLTRLKFNVHEDTDRVYVQVIDRETEEVVREIPPESLLDFNASILRQAGLLVNEKG, encoded by the coding sequence ATGGATGTTTCTATTCGATCAGCCGGGGGCGAGGGAGCTTCGCCCAAGCGGGAAGCGGGCGTTATAGACGCGTCGAAAGTAACGCCGAACGAATTGGTGGCAGCAGAGACCAATTCCGCGCTTCACGTGACGAAGAAGGAAGTGGAAAAATCAGTCGAAACGTTGAGTGCGATGCTCGATCCGCATTTAACACGTCTGAAGTTCAACGTTCACGAAGACACCGACCGGGTGTATGTGCAGGTGATCGACCGCGAAACGGAGGAAGTCGTACGGGAAATCCCGCCCGAGTCGCTTCTCGATTTTAACGCTTCGATTCTTCGCCAGGCCGGGCTGTTAGTAAACGAGAAAGGGTAA
- the csrA gene encoding carbon storage regulator CsrA, translating to MLVLTRKKKESIRVGDDIAITVLGIEGDQVKLGIDAPEHIDIHRQEVYVSIQQENRQSLAGDITLLQKLSENIKK from the coding sequence ATGTTAGTACTCACACGAAAGAAAAAAGAATCGATTCGTGTCGGGGATGATATTGCGATCACTGTACTCGGAATTGAAGGGGACCAGGTGAAGCTGGGTATCGATGCCCCGGAGCATATTGATATACACCGCCAGGAAGTATATGTCTCTATCCAGCAGGAAAACCGACAGTCGCTCGCAGGCGACATTACGCTTTTGCAGAAATTATCGGAAAATATCAAAAAATAA
- a CDS encoding putative motility protein has translation MSSQLQAQQQANISLMRQSMETASKQSAELLDDMTGGNQAGTIQSVASGKGQSIDVKG, from the coding sequence ATAAGCAGTCAATTGCAGGCGCAGCAGCAGGCGAACATATCGCTCATGCGCCAGTCGATGGAAACGGCATCGAAGCAGAGCGCAGAGCTGCTCGATGACATGACTGGCGGTAACCAGGCTGGAACAATTCAGAGCGTGGCATCCGGCAAAGGCCAGTCGATCGACGTAAAGGGATAG
- the flgM gene encoding flagellar biosynthesis anti-sigma factor FlgM has translation MKIHSAHSANAIYRSQAAQQQKLPQGEQAGKKDSVEISSAAKELQQSEAIDPARREKVEQLKAQIENGTYEVRAEQTAKKMQDYWNNQ, from the coding sequence ATGAAAATTCATTCCGCGCATTCCGCTAATGCCATATACCGCAGCCAGGCCGCCCAGCAGCAGAAGCTGCCGCAGGGAGAGCAGGCGGGGAAAAAAGATTCTGTCGAAATTTCAAGCGCAGCCAAGGAGCTGCAGCAGTCGGAAGCGATCGACCCGGCCCGCAGGGAAAAGGTCGAACAGCTGAAAGCCCAGATTGAAAACGGCACGTACGAAGTACGGGCGGAGCAGACAGCAAAGAAAATGCAGGACTACTGGAACAATCAGTAA
- a CDS encoding flagellar protein FlgN, translated as MSVQIVVEQLGALIEEHRLLLDMSERKTQVLKKNDAEALQQLVRDERRQVQRITRIERERHQQAAALAGSNPEDAVSIDALKLLADDKERARLEALQYELIQLMTALQHQEELNRAILEDAMKYTQVMLGAMQPQESAQYGRQGLAPQRTKREYSVFDSRA; from the coding sequence ATGAGCGTACAGATAGTAGTAGAGCAGCTTGGCGCCCTGATCGAGGAACACCGGTTACTGCTTGATATGTCCGAACGAAAAACGCAGGTGCTGAAAAAAAATGACGCAGAAGCCCTGCAGCAGCTCGTCCGCGACGAACGCCGCCAGGTGCAGCGCATTACACGGATCGAGCGGGAGCGCCACCAGCAGGCCGCAGCACTTGCAGGGTCCAACCCCGAGGACGCCGTATCCATCGATGCGTTAAAGCTGCTTGCCGATGATAAGGAGCGCGCACGTCTCGAAGCGCTGCAGTACGAGCTGATTCAGTTGATGACCGCTCTGCAGCACCAGGAGGAGCTGAACCGGGCGATTCTCGAGGACGCGATGAAATACACGCAGGTGATGCTTGGCGCCATGCAGCCGCAGGAGTCGGCGCAGTACGGCCGGCAGGGTCTGGCCCCGCAGCGCACGAAGCGGGAGTACTCGGTCTTTGATTCACGGGCGTAA
- the flgL gene encoding flagellar hook-associated protein FlgL translates to MRVTQQMMTQRSTGHISQSYDQMMNLQDQLSTGKKITRASQDPVVAMNGMRYRSQVGEVEQFERNVGEAHNWLDTSDAALGEATQVMQRVRELVTQASNDTYEGEQRGNIAKEISELKEQLISSANSKIGDKYIFNGSNTTNPPIDTDATADGVTADSFTGHGDAVEMELMKGIKIDVSSTPGEVFSEQLFSELEQLQADLENLDTTGEDLQKYLGTLDEQMNSIVNERAELGARSNRIEMIESRLADQKVISNKIMSNNENADLEEVITNLTNQQTVHQAALASAGRIMQTTLLDFLR, encoded by the coding sequence ATGCGAGTCACCCAGCAGATGATGACCCAGCGCTCCACCGGGCATATCAGCCAGAGCTATGATCAGATGATGAATCTGCAGGACCAGCTGTCCACCGGTAAAAAAATCACCCGGGCCTCCCAGGACCCGGTCGTTGCGATGAACGGCATGCGCTACCGCTCCCAGGTCGGTGAGGTGGAGCAGTTTGAACGGAACGTCGGCGAAGCGCACAACTGGCTCGACACCAGCGACGCCGCGCTCGGGGAAGCAACCCAGGTGATGCAGCGGGTGCGCGAGCTTGTTACCCAGGCGTCGAACGACACCTACGAAGGTGAACAGCGCGGTAACATCGCCAAAGAGATCAGTGAGCTGAAGGAGCAGCTGATCAGCTCCGCCAACTCCAAGATCGGGGACAAATACATTTTTAACGGCTCCAACACCACGAACCCGCCAATTGATACTGACGCGACCGCGGACGGTGTGACGGCAGACAGCTTCACCGGCCACGGCGATGCGGTAGAAATGGAGCTCATGAAGGGCATCAAGATCGATGTCAGCTCCACTCCGGGCGAAGTGTTTTCCGAGCAGCTGTTTTCCGAGCTTGAACAGCTGCAGGCCGATCTGGAAAACCTGGACACCACCGGTGAAGACCTGCAGAAATATCTGGGCACGCTTGACGAACAGATGAACAGCATCGTAAACGAGAGGGCCGAGCTCGGCGCCCGATCCAACCGGATCGAAATGATCGAAAGCCGGCTCGCCGACCAGAAGGTCATCTCCAACAAAATCATGTCCAACAATGAAAACGCCGATCTCGAAGAAGTGATTACCAATTTAACGAACCAGCAGACCGTGCACCAGGCGGCGCTCGCCTCGGCTGGGCGGATTATGCAGACGACGCTTCTGGACTTTTTAAGGTAA
- a CDS encoding flagellin: protein MIINHNLGAMNAQRQMSTNQNNMSDSMEKLSSGLRINRAGDDAAGLAISEKMRGQIRGLEQADRNAQDGISLIQTAEGALNESHSILQRMRELSVQSSNDTNTSEDRAEIQKEVDQLTSEIDRIANSTEFNTKKLLNGDSGAKVNFSSNANVDVASATEKTAAGTYSLEVTTIAEQAAVDSTGFANTDLVQSDGAKTVEINGRSISFDYDADDAAATADNFKNAVNNASIGVSVTGDNTNLSIKSDNYGSDANVTVTANTITEEFGLTSDTTTDASDNGVDVGGEIDGVAAGGKGLTLTGTGDTTGLTVKLSAAAATSATAKGNIDVSQNALTAQIGANEGQEMSINLKSMGSADLNVNSIDVTSQDGASAAITTLDDAIKSVSAERSKLGAYQNRLEHTINNLGTSAENLTAAESRIRDVDMAKEMMNMTKNNILSQASQSMLAQANQQPQSVLQLLQ, encoded by the coding sequence ATGATTATTAACCACAACCTCGGTGCGATGAACGCACAGCGTCAAATGAGCACAAACCAGAACAACATGAGTGACTCGATGGAAAAACTGTCTTCTGGCCTTCGCATTAACCGCGCGGGTGACGATGCAGCTGGTCTTGCGATCAGTGAAAAAATGCGTGGGCAGATTCGTGGTTTGGAACAGGCAGACCGTAATGCTCAAGATGGTATTTCACTAATTCAAACAGCAGAAGGCGCTTTGAATGAATCTCATAGTATTTTGCAACGCATGCGTGAACTTTCAGTTCAATCATCGAACGATACGAATACTTCTGAGGATAGAGCAGAAATTCAAAAAGAAGTAGACCAGTTAACCTCTGAAATAGACCGTATTGCTAACTCCACAGAATTCAATACTAAAAAATTGTTGAACGGCGATTCAGGAGCGAAAGTTAACTTTTCTAGTAATGCTAACGTGGATGTTGCATCAGCTACCGAAAAAACGGCCGCTGGTACTTACAGTTTAGAAGTGACTACAATAGCAGAACAAGCTGCAGTTGATTCTACAGGTTTTGCTAATACGGATCTCGTTCAAAGCGATGGTGCGAAAACAGTAGAAATTAATGGTAGGAGTATCTCTTTTGACTATGATGCTGATGATGCGGCAGCTACAGCTGATAATTTTAAAAATGCGGTCAATAACGCTAGTATTGGAGTTTCAGTGACAGGTGATAATACGAATCTTTCCATTAAAAGTGACAATTATGGCTCAGATGCTAATGTAACTGTTACAGCTAATACAATTACTGAAGAATTTGGTTTAACTAGTGATACTACCACAGATGCCTCGGACAATGGTGTAGACGTTGGAGGAGAAATCGATGGGGTAGCAGCGGGGGGCAAAGGTCTTACTTTAACAGGCACAGGAGATACGACAGGTTTAACTGTTAAGTTATCCGCAGCAGCAGCTACTTCTGCAACTGCCAAAGGTAATATCGATGTTAGTCAAAATGCATTAACTGCTCAAATTGGGGCAAACGAAGGTCAAGAAATGTCAATTAATTTAAAGAGTATGGGCTCAGCAGATTTGAATGTAAATAGCATTGATGTAACTTCTCAAGATGGAGCTAGTGCGGCTATTACCACTCTAGATGATGCGATTAAATCAGTTTCTGCTGAACGTTCTAAGCTAGGTGCTTATCAAAATCGTCTTGAACACACAATCAATAATCTCGGTACTTCTGCAGAAAATTTAACTGCTGCGGAATCCCGTATCCGTGATGTAGATATGGCGAAAGAAATGATGAACATGACGAAAAACAACATTCTTTCCCAAGCTTCACAGTCAATGCTTGCTCAAGCTAACCAACAGCCGCAATCGGTTCTTCAGTTACTTCAATAA
- a CDS encoding IclR family transcriptional regulator, translating to MNTNGVQSVDRALRIIDLLAEAPEGLGVTELANRLDVAKSTVHRLLASLLQKGYVKQGSERDVYTLGFTFMEMGERVAESIDVRKASGEIIHDLAKATASTVHLVQLEGAQVVYIDKVETYARLRLFSRVGRKAPLYCTGVGKALLAFHSPYMQEKLLDEQEMIRHTPHTITSKEAMMPELDKIAQEGVAYDREEHELGVTCVAAPIFDFHRRAVAAVSVTMPHMNAETIDWEKTVQQVQRAAAAISRELGH from the coding sequence ATGAATACCAACGGAGTTCAGTCCGTCGACCGAGCCCTCCGAATTATTGACCTGCTCGCCGAAGCGCCGGAAGGGTTGGGAGTCACGGAGCTTGCGAACCGCCTGGACGTTGCCAAGAGTACAGTGCACCGGCTGCTGGCATCACTTCTGCAGAAGGGATACGTGAAGCAGGGAAGCGAGCGCGATGTGTATACGCTCGGGTTCACATTCATGGAAATGGGCGAGCGGGTGGCGGAATCCATTGACGTGCGAAAGGCGTCGGGAGAAATCATTCATGACCTCGCGAAAGCCACGGCAAGCACTGTGCACCTCGTGCAGCTTGAAGGCGCCCAGGTCGTCTACATCGATAAAGTGGAGACGTATGCGCGGCTGCGGCTGTTTTCCCGCGTCGGACGTAAAGCCCCGCTCTACTGCACCGGCGTCGGCAAAGCGCTGCTGGCGTTTCATTCCCCGTATATGCAGGAAAAGCTCCTCGACGAGCAGGAGATGATCCGCCATACACCGCATACGATTACATCCAAAGAAGCAATGATGCCGGAGCTGGATAAAATAGCTCAGGAAGGCGTGGCCTATGACCGGGAGGAGCACGAGCTCGGAGTGACCTGCGTAGCGGCCCCCATTTTTGATTTCCACCGGCGCGCAGTGGCAGCGGTCAGTGTGACGATGCCGCACATGAACGCGGAAACGATCGACTGGGAAAAAACGGTGCAGCAGGTGCAGCGGGCGGCGGCAGCCATATCACGGGAGCTTGGCCATTAA
- a CDS encoding 2-dehydro-3-deoxygalactonokinase produces the protein MNVIVIDGGTTNTRLRVVDAETLDVKKRVSLDQGVRNQAMEQDFSLLERLIDNELDKLAAQFKFRDVIGYGMLTANIGMREVPHAPSPLTMEELAAQTVHERYNARRWHWITGMKNGGEPVDVMRGEEVEAFGMLRHTPAEGSGLIILPGSHTKYIRVEDGSRLLSCTSTLAGETLSALRTSTILSDSVGPKLVEALEPEVLMEGWELAEAEGFTRAAYYVRLRHLFADYTENARANLLLGAVLYEDMKAFEHAADGAGWLYLGGHGEMQEAYRHVLEQKQERPVHVFTKHDLEKASLQGALQLANLEQTKGEPR, from the coding sequence ATGAACGTCATTGTTATTGACGGCGGTACGACCAATACGCGTCTCCGGGTCGTAGATGCCGAGACACTCGATGTGAAAAAACGCGTCTCGCTTGATCAGGGCGTGCGCAACCAGGCGATGGAGCAGGACTTTTCATTGCTCGAGCGGCTGATCGATAACGAGCTCGATAAGCTGGCCGCTCAGTTTAAGTTCCGTGACGTGATCGGCTACGGGATGCTGACGGCGAACATCGGCATGCGCGAAGTGCCCCACGCGCCGTCGCCGCTTACGATGGAGGAGCTTGCTGCGCAAACAGTGCACGAGCGCTACAACGCCCGGCGCTGGCACTGGATTACGGGCATGAAAAACGGCGGGGAGCCGGTTGATGTGATGCGCGGCGAGGAAGTCGAAGCGTTCGGCATGCTGCGCCATACGCCGGCTGAAGGAAGCGGCCTGATTATTCTGCCGGGCTCGCATACCAAATACATCCGGGTCGAGGACGGCTCGCGGCTGCTCAGCTGCACATCCACCCTGGCCGGCGAAACGCTCTCCGCACTTCGGACGTCCACGATTTTATCCGATTCGGTCGGGCCGAAGCTCGTAGAAGCGCTCGAGCCGGAGGTGCTGATGGAGGGCTGGGAGCTGGCGGAAGCAGAAGGGTTCACGCGGGCGGCGTATTACGTGCGTCTGCGCCATCTGTTTGCTGATTACACGGAAAATGCCCGGGCGAATCTGTTGCTCGGTGCGGTATTATATGAGGATATGAAAGCATTTGAACACGCTGCTGACGGTGCCGGCTGGCTGTATCTTGGCGGCCACGGGGAGATGCAGGAGGCGTACCGGCACGTGCTGGAACAGAAGCAGGAGCGTCCGGTCCACGTCTTTACGAAGCATGATCTTGAAAAAGCGTCGCTGCAGGGAGCCCTGCAGCTGGCCAATCTGGAACAAACGAAAGGGGAACCCCGATGA